One window of Paenibacillus albicereus genomic DNA carries:
- a CDS encoding response regulator transcription factor yields MKKILIIEDESSIAELQRDYLESYGFSVSIEHRGDVGLQRALKEPFDLVVLDVMLPMLDGFEICRRVRQEKEVPILMITARKEDIDKIRGLGLGADDYMTKPFSPGEMVARVKAHLSRYDRLTGQAGAQEQIRVRGLLIDKASHQVSVNGEEKSLTNKEFELIQLLASHPGKVYSKEELFERIWGYDSLGDIATVTVHIRRLREKLEESPSEPKYVETVWGVGYRLRA; encoded by the coding sequence GTGAAGAAGATCCTCATTATCGAGGACGAGAGCTCCATCGCGGAGCTTCAGAGGGACTATCTGGAGAGCTACGGCTTTTCCGTCAGCATCGAGCATCGGGGCGACGTCGGGTTGCAGCGGGCGCTCAAGGAGCCGTTCGACCTCGTCGTGCTGGACGTCATGCTGCCGATGCTGGACGGCTTCGAGATCTGCCGGCGCGTCCGCCAGGAGAAGGAGGTGCCGATCCTGATGATAACCGCCCGCAAGGAGGATATCGACAAGATCCGGGGCCTCGGTCTCGGCGCGGACGACTATATGACCAAGCCGTTCAGTCCGGGAGAGATGGTCGCGCGCGTGAAGGCGCACCTGAGCCGCTACGACCGCCTCACCGGGCAAGCCGGCGCCCAGGAGCAGATCCGCGTGCGCGGCCTGCTCATCGACAAGGCGTCGCATCAGGTGTCCGTCAACGGCGAGGAGAAGAGCCTGACGAACAAGGAATTCGAGCTGATCCAGCTGCTCGCCTCCCATCCGGGCAAGGTGTACAGCAAGGAGGAGCTGTTCGAGCGCATCTGGGGGTATGACTCGCTCGGCGACATCGCCACGGTGACGGTGCACATCCGCCGCCTGCGGGAGAAGCTCGAGGAGTCGCCGTCCGAGCCGAAGTACGTCGAGACCGTCTGGGGGGTCGGCTACCGGCTGCGCGCATAG
- a CDS encoding DUF3889 domain-containing protein: protein MRKMIARLVIVAGLLASASGLADATSGQADGRAREAVMTPSHAAPAYARWGRVAVEQTMRKFGTGIRDYRFEGAFPDQSGTVSYRFKLVLEPKPGAPSAVVCRVQVEEGRLLEVEWTESAP, encoded by the coding sequence ATGAGGAAGATGATCGCAAGACTGGTGATCGTAGCGGGCCTGCTGGCCTCCGCCTCGGGTCTTGCCGACGCGACGTCGGGACAGGCGGACGGGAGGGCTCGCGAGGCCGTCATGACGCCTTCGCACGCGGCTCCCGCCTATGCGAGATGGGGCAGGGTCGCGGTCGAGCAGACGATGCGGAAGTTCGGAACGGGCATTCGCGATTACCGCTTCGAAGGCGCGTTTCCGGATCAGAGCGGCACGGTCTCGTACCGCTTCAAGCTCGTGCTGGAGCCGAAGCCCGGCGCGCCGTCCGCGGTCGTCTGCCGCGTGCAGGTTGAAGAGGGCCGCTTGCTGGAGGTAGAATGGACGGAGAGCGCTCCGTGA
- a CDS encoding sensor domain-containing diguanylate cyclase codes for MTERMTTQLLQLPSSRKQRSAAAVSAALLAAISIAALPFGQHQIGTIEPFLPAFIAWFIFADLLTAHLLFSQYRAAGSRATLVLAATYLYSGLIIIPHILTFPGVFSDTGLLGAGPQSAVWLWSLWHAGFPVGIIAYLVVARLERGRPAGRGSMRLALWTGAVTIALVTALSLVAVLAHDHLPVLVVRGKFTPMLSLAIGPFISLLSIVALVMLWVLQRGRTVLNLWLTVAMLAFMLDIALTVFAGARYSLGWYLARVNSLVSAFAIICAIIYEVNRLYIRLVRHQEDLLQTQEELHALNDELSRLSQLDGLTGIANRRRFDEQLARHLAESRRSGAPFSLLLLDIDSFKAYNDRYGHQQGDRILKQTARLIEDSAPPAPASAARYGGEEFAVLLPGFGGHDAARAAEAIRRAVEDAAMLHEHSPAASCVTLSIGVASVEAGALRDEARPGAGRELGEESAAAGPSAAADLIGRADKALYRSKEDGRNRVTLDDGMGTSSFA; via the coding sequence ATGACCGAACGAATGACGACCCAGCTGCTGCAGCTGCCTTCCAGCCGCAAGCAGAGGTCAGCCGCAGCCGTCTCCGCCGCGCTGCTCGCCGCCATCTCCATCGCCGCCCTGCCTTTCGGCCAGCACCAGATCGGCACGATCGAGCCGTTCCTGCCGGCGTTCATCGCCTGGTTCATCTTCGCCGACCTGCTGACGGCGCATCTGCTGTTCAGCCAGTACCGCGCCGCAGGCAGCCGGGCGACGCTCGTCCTCGCCGCCACCTATCTGTACAGCGGCCTCATCATCATCCCGCATATCCTGACGTTTCCCGGCGTCTTCTCCGACACGGGCCTGCTCGGAGCCGGACCGCAAAGCGCCGTCTGGCTCTGGTCCCTCTGGCATGCCGGATTCCCGGTCGGCATCATCGCCTACCTGGTCGTCGCCCGCTTGGAGCGCGGACGGCCCGCCGGACGAGGCAGCATGCGGCTCGCCCTGTGGACGGGAGCCGTCACGATCGCGCTGGTCACGGCGCTGTCTCTCGTCGCCGTGCTTGCCCATGACCATCTGCCCGTGCTGGTCGTCCGAGGCAAGTTCACGCCGATGCTCAGCCTGGCGATCGGCCCGTTCATCAGCCTGCTCAGCATCGTCGCGCTCGTCATGCTATGGGTGCTTCAGCGCGGCCGCACCGTGCTCAATCTGTGGCTGACCGTCGCGATGCTCGCCTTCATGCTCGACATCGCGCTGACGGTGTTCGCCGGCGCCCGCTACTCGCTCGGCTGGTATCTGGCCCGGGTCAACTCGCTCGTCTCCGCCTTCGCCATCATCTGCGCGATCATCTACGAGGTGAACCGGCTCTATATCCGGCTCGTCCGGCACCAAGAGGACCTGCTGCAGACGCAGGAGGAGCTGCATGCGCTCAACGACGAGCTGAGCCGGCTGTCGCAGCTCGACGGCCTGACCGGCATCGCCAACCGGCGCCGCTTCGACGAGCAGCTGGCGCGACATCTGGCCGAATCGCGCCGCTCCGGAGCCCCGTTCAGCCTGCTGCTGCTGGACATCGATTCGTTCAAAGCCTACAACGACCGCTACGGCCATCAGCAGGGGGACCGCATCCTCAAGCAAACCGCCCGGCTCATCGAGGACAGCGCCCCTCCGGCTCCGGCCTCGGCGGCGCGCTATGGCGGCGAGGAATTCGCCGTGCTGCTGCCGGGCTTCGGCGGCCACGATGCGGCACGCGCGGCCGAAGCGATCCGGAGGGCGGTCGAGGACGCCGCGATGCTCCATGAGCATTCGCCCGCCGCCTCGTGCGTGACGCTGAGCATCGGCGTCGCCTCGGTCGAGGCCGGCGCGCTCCGGGACGAGGCTCGGCCGGGAGCCGGCCGGGAGCTCGGCGAGGAATCGGCCGCGGCGGGACCTTCCGCAGCCGCGGACTTGATCGGACGCGCCGACAAAGCCCTCTACCGCTCCAAGGAGGACGGACGCAACCGGGTCACGCTGGACGACGGCATGGGCACCTCCTCCTTCGCTTGA
- a CDS encoding YbjQ family protein, protein MLITTTPSVEGRPIREYVGIVNGEAIMGANVVRDFLASITDVVGGRSGAYEGKLKQARDLAIEEMRQQASSLGANAIVGVDLDYEVVRDGMLMVTCSGTAVLL, encoded by the coding sequence ATGCTGATCACGACGACGCCGTCCGTGGAGGGACGGCCGATCCGCGAGTACGTAGGTATCGTGAACGGAGAGGCGATCATGGGAGCGAACGTAGTGAGGGACTTCCTCGCCTCGATCACGGACGTGGTGGGCGGCCGCTCCGGCGCGTACGAGGGCAAGCTGAAACAGGCGCGCGACCTCGCCATCGAGGAGATGCGCCAGCAGGCGTCGAGTCTCGGCGCCAACGCGATCGTCGGCGTCGATCTCGACTACGAGGTCGTTCGCGACGGCATGCTGATGGTCACCTGCAGCGGCACGGCCGTCCTCCTCTGA
- a CDS encoding sensor histidine kinase: MSIRIRLLLSYIAMAAIPVVLLGIMMMTVIYLLGYDDVRDFFEENRDKTYRQSVQLGEMWYVLNHDADKLLDESYVADIDERLEAVGSGFVLTIPGSGLYVSELAEASDDPKAWFSDRKNHSVDKTVGGFSYSVYTFDFRYGDGTASEAALIFRKDDIPVIWRPVSALGMLLLVGLVSVFMTVVVSRSIVRPLSTLRDAALSLKEGNLEPVPLPRSRNELGEVGTAFEEMRQRLKDTILQMQQYEENRKMLLSHISHDLKTPITAIKGYIEGIMDGVANTPEKQEKYIRTVYAKADGMDRLIDELFLYSKLDLHKEEFHFARMDLRAFVAHYMEDQQFEMDKRGIALSMEEGESSVPVLADPEKLSRALGNMLDNSAKYMPMRDGGRSEPPSVWARLEASGGIARLTLEDNGPGIETAALPYLFDRFYRAELSRSSETGGSGLGLAIVRQIVEEHGGTIAAANRPQGGAAFIIELPLAAEREKEAEP, encoded by the coding sequence TTGTCGATCCGCATCAGGCTGCTGCTGTCCTACATCGCGATGGCAGCCATCCCGGTCGTGCTGCTCGGAATCATGATGATGACCGTCATCTATCTGCTCGGCTACGACGACGTACGGGACTTCTTCGAGGAGAACCGCGACAAGACGTACCGCCAGTCCGTGCAGCTGGGCGAGATGTGGTACGTGCTCAACCACGACGCGGACAAGCTGCTGGACGAGTCCTACGTCGCCGACATCGACGAGCGGCTCGAAGCGGTGGGCAGCGGCTTCGTGCTGACGATCCCAGGAAGCGGGCTGTACGTCTCGGAACTGGCGGAGGCGAGCGACGACCCGAAAGCCTGGTTTTCGGACCGCAAGAACCATTCCGTCGACAAGACGGTCGGCGGCTTCTCGTACAGCGTCTATACGTTCGACTTCCGCTATGGAGACGGCACCGCATCCGAAGCGGCGCTCATCTTCCGCAAGGACGACATCCCGGTCATCTGGCGGCCGGTGAGCGCCCTCGGCATGCTGCTGCTCGTCGGGCTGGTCAGCGTGTTCATGACGGTCGTCGTCTCGCGCAGCATCGTGCGGCCGCTGTCGACGCTGCGGGACGCCGCGCTGTCGCTCAAGGAGGGCAACCTCGAGCCGGTGCCGCTGCCCCGCTCGCGCAACGAGCTCGGCGAGGTCGGGACGGCGTTCGAGGAGATGCGCCAGCGCCTCAAGGATACGATCCTGCAGATGCAGCAGTACGAAGAGAACCGCAAGATGCTGCTGTCGCACATCTCGCATGACCTCAAGACGCCGATCACCGCCATCAAGGGCTACATCGAGGGCATCATGGACGGCGTCGCCAACACGCCGGAGAAGCAGGAGAAGTATATCCGCACCGTTTATGCCAAGGCGGACGGGATGGATCGGCTCATCGACGAGCTGTTCCTCTATTCCAAGCTCGACCTGCACAAGGAGGAGTTCCACTTCGCGCGGATGGATTTGCGGGCGTTCGTGGCGCATTATATGGAGGACCAGCAGTTCGAGATGGATAAGCGCGGCATCGCGCTGTCCATGGAGGAGGGCGAGTCCTCGGTACCTGTGCTTGCGGACCCGGAGAAGCTGAGCCGCGCGCTCGGCAACATGCTCGACAACAGCGCGAAGTACATGCCGATGCGCGACGGCGGCCGCAGCGAGCCTCCCTCCGTGTGGGCGAGGCTGGAGGCTAGCGGCGGCATCGCGAGGCTGACGCTCGAGGACAACGGGCCCGGCATCGAGACGGCTGCGCTGCCGTATCTGTTCGACCGCTTCTATCGGGCGGAGCTGTCCCGCAGCTCCGAGACCGGCGGGAGCGGCCTCGGCCTGGCGATCGTCCGCCAGATCGTCGAAGAGCATGGCGGCACGATCGCGGCGGCCAATCGTCCGCAGGGCGGAGCGGCGTTCATCATCGAGCTGCCGCTCGCCGCGGAACGGGAGAAGGAGGCGGAGCCGTGA
- a CDS encoding DnaJ family domain-containing protein, translating into MDFLYRIAEEKIRDAMQRGEFEEVAGKGKPLEIDDLAHVPEELRAGYRMLKNAGMVPEEVQLSRDIAGLNGLLALCRDEEERRSLGKELSLKRMRLQAISGSRGWEHLAAHAEYGDKIREKLEGESTR; encoded by the coding sequence ATGGACTTCCTCTACCGGATCGCCGAGGAGAAGATTCGCGACGCGATGCAGAGAGGGGAGTTCGAGGAGGTGGCGGGCAAAGGAAAGCCGCTGGAGATCGACGATCTGGCGCATGTGCCGGAGGAGCTTCGGGCCGGATACCGCATGCTGAAGAACGCCGGCATGGTGCCCGAGGAGGTGCAGCTCTCGCGCGATATCGCCGGCCTGAACGGCTTGCTCGCGCTATGCCGCGACGAAGAGGAGCGCCGCAGCCTCGGCAAGGAGCTGTCGCTCAAGCGGATGAGGCTGCAGGCGATCTCCGGCTCGCGCGGCTGGGAGCATCTGGCGGCGCATGCGGAGTACGGGGACAAAATCAGGGAGAAGCTGGAAGGGGAGTCGACAAGGTGA
- a CDS encoding efflux RND transporter permease subunit, which yields MKSIINFSLNNKFALWIMTIIVLFGGIYAGTNMKMETMPDITVPIVSVTTVYPGASPEEIMNEVTLPIEQATRNLDGVKDVMSTSMENASSIIIEYDFSKDMEKAQDEVREALDGLSLKDGVQEPGVSRLSLNAFPVLSLSISSDSQDLVALTKTVETEILPELKSLEGVASVQISGQNVKEAELSYKADELAKYGLTAESVQNAIKASAVTAPLGIFPFGDSEKSVVVDGRVATEQDLLNIEIPLTPSSAGGAAGQGAGGSAGAGQGAAGAGQGGAEGAAGAPAGGIKLPTVKLSQVADVTVLDKAESISRTNGKDAIGVSIVKAADANTVDVSDAVSSRMAELAQDHEGLNSTVTLDQGTPIKESVETMLSKAVLGAAFAVLIILIFLRDLRSTIIAVVSIPLSLLIAVLVLQEMDITLNIMTLGAMTVAIGRVVDDSIVVIENIYRRMAMSGEKLEGKALILESTREMFVPILASTVVTIAVFLPLGLVTGPIGEIFLPFALTIVFALLASLLVAITIVPMLAHMMFRKGLKGSKHEDKPSRLANRYKSLLNWTLDHKGISFGAATLLLVGSLFLFPLIGVSFIPSTGDNSMIVTYNPAPGEKLEDVEKYALDAEKKLLEREGVEVVQYSIGGSNPMNPGASKQALFNLRYSPDYKEFDAEKERVIELLKESGSQGEWKQQDFTGGGLGGSSLTVTAFGPDMKALEPVVADLKQKLEGVENLTNLDTSLSETYEQYRIVADTKKLSENALSAGQLAMALSPVRERPLAATIEKDGQKLNVYVKTEERTFSDKASLESMPIVTPLGTTVKLSDVATIEEGTSPNTITRKSDRVYADITADVTSSDISKASRDVQTVIDELQLPANVDVEMGGVTEDINESFRQLGLAILVAIAVVYLVLVITFGGAMTPLTILFSLPFTVIGALVGLLIAGETVSVTALIGMLMLIGIVVTNAIVLIDRVIHMERDGMSVREALLEAAGTRLRPILMTALATVGALLPLAFGFESGALISKGLGVTVIGGLISSTLLTLIIVPVVYEFLNRRRAKLQRQDGVRPAAE from the coding sequence TTGAAGAGCATCATCAATTTTTCCTTGAACAACAAGTTCGCGCTGTGGATCATGACGATCATCGTCCTGTTCGGAGGCATCTATGCCGGCACGAACATGAAGATGGAGACGATGCCGGACATCACGGTGCCGATCGTCAGCGTGACGACCGTCTATCCGGGGGCTTCCCCGGAAGAGATCATGAACGAGGTCACCCTGCCGATCGAGCAGGCGACCCGTAATCTGGACGGCGTCAAGGACGTCATGTCCACCTCGATGGAGAACGCTTCGTCCATCATCATCGAGTACGACTTCAGCAAAGACATGGAGAAAGCCCAGGACGAGGTGCGCGAGGCGCTTGACGGCCTCAGCCTCAAGGACGGCGTCCAGGAGCCGGGCGTATCGCGTCTCAGCCTCAACGCGTTCCCGGTGCTGTCGCTCAGCATCTCCAGCGACAGCCAGGATCTGGTGGCGCTCACCAAGACGGTCGAGACGGAGATCCTGCCCGAGCTGAAGTCGCTCGAAGGCGTCGCCTCCGTGCAGATATCCGGCCAGAACGTCAAGGAGGCCGAGCTCAGCTACAAGGCCGACGAGCTGGCCAAGTACGGCCTGACCGCGGAGTCGGTGCAGAACGCGATCAAGGCGTCGGCCGTCACCGCTCCGCTCGGCATCTTCCCGTTCGGCGACTCCGAGAAGTCGGTCGTCGTGGACGGCAGGGTCGCGACGGAGCAGGACCTGCTGAACATTGAGATTCCGCTTACGCCTTCATCGGCCGGCGGCGCGGCAGGCCAAGGCGCTGGCGGATCTGCCGGAGCAGGCCAAGGCGCAGCCGGAGCAGGCCAAGGAGGCGCCGAGGGCGCGGCAGGAGCGCCGGCAGGCGGCATCAAGCTGCCGACCGTCAAGCTGAGCCAGGTCGCCGACGTGACCGTGCTCGACAAGGCGGAATCCATTTCCCGCACGAACGGCAAGGACGCGATCGGGGTGTCCATTGTCAAGGCCGCCGATGCGAACACGGTCGACGTCTCGGACGCCGTCTCCAGCCGCATGGCGGAGCTGGCGCAAGACCACGAGGGACTGAACTCCACCGTGACGCTCGACCAGGGTACGCCGATCAAGGAGTCCGTCGAGACGATGCTGTCCAAGGCGGTGCTCGGCGCCGCGTTCGCCGTGCTCATCATCCTGATCTTCCTGCGCGACCTGCGCTCGACGATCATCGCCGTCGTCTCCATCCCGCTGTCGCTGCTGATCGCGGTGCTCGTCCTGCAGGAGATGGACATCACGCTCAACATCATGACGCTCGGCGCCATGACCGTCGCGATCGGGCGGGTCGTCGACGACTCGATCGTCGTCATCGAGAACATCTACCGACGCATGGCGATGTCCGGCGAAAAGCTGGAGGGTAAGGCGCTCATCCTCGAATCGACGCGCGAGATGTTCGTGCCGATCCTCGCCTCCACCGTCGTGACGATCGCGGTGTTCCTGCCGCTCGGCCTCGTCACCGGACCGATCGGCGAAATCTTCCTGCCGTTCGCGCTGACGATCGTCTTCGCGCTGCTCGCTTCGCTGCTCGTCGCGATCACGATCGTGCCGATGCTCGCCCACATGATGTTCCGCAAGGGGCTCAAGGGCTCGAAGCACGAGGACAAGCCGAGCCGTCTGGCGAACCGCTACAAGAGCCTGCTCAACTGGACGCTCGACCACAAAGGCATCAGCTTCGGAGCCGCGACGCTGCTGCTCGTCGGCAGCCTGTTCCTGTTCCCGCTCATCGGCGTCAGCTTCATCCCGAGCACGGGCGACAACTCCATGATCGTCACGTACAATCCGGCTCCAGGCGAGAAGCTCGAGGACGTGGAGAAGTACGCGTTGGACGCGGAGAAGAAGCTGCTGGAGCGCGAAGGCGTCGAGGTCGTGCAGTATTCGATCGGCGGCAGCAATCCGATGAATCCGGGCGCTTCCAAGCAAGCGCTGTTCAACCTGCGGTACAGCCCCGACTACAAAGAGTTCGACGCCGAGAAGGAGCGCGTCATCGAGCTGCTGAAGGAAAGCGGCAGCCAGGGCGAGTGGAAGCAGCAGGACTTCACCGGCGGCGGGCTGGGAGGAAGCAGCCTGACCGTCACTGCCTTCGGACCGGACATGAAGGCGCTCGAGCCGGTCGTCGCCGACCTCAAGCAGAAGCTGGAGGGCGTCGAGAATCTGACCAATCTCGATACGAGCCTGTCGGAAACGTATGAGCAGTACCGCATCGTCGCCGACACGAAGAAGCTGAGCGAAAACGCGCTCAGCGCCGGCCAGCTGGCGATGGCGCTCAGTCCGGTCCGCGAGCGGCCGCTCGCGGCGACGATCGAAAAGGACGGCCAGAAGCTGAACGTCTACGTCAAGACCGAAGAGCGGACGTTCTCCGACAAGGCCTCGCTGGAAAGCATGCCGATCGTCACGCCGCTCGGCACGACGGTCAAGCTGTCCGACGTGGCGACGATCGAGGAAGGCACGTCGCCGAACACGATCACCCGCAAGAGCGACCGCGTCTACGCCGACATCACGGCGGACGTCACGTCGAGCGACATCAGCAAGGCGTCGCGCGACGTCCAGACGGTCATCGACGAGCTGCAGCTGCCGGCGAACGTCGATGTCGAGATGGGCGGGGTCACCGAGGACATCAATGAATCGTTCCGCCAGCTGGGTCTGGCCATCCTCGTGGCGATCGCGGTCGTCTACCTCGTACTCGTCATAACGTTCGGCGGCGCGATGACGCCGCTGACGATCCTGTTCTCGCTGCCGTTCACGGTCATCGGCGCGCTCGTCGGCCTGCTCATCGCAGGCGAGACGGTCAGCGTCACGGCGCTGATCGGCATGCTCATGCTGATCGGCATCGTCGTCACCAACGCGATCGTGCTCATCGACCGCGTCATCCACATGGAGCGGGACGGCATGAGCGTGCGCGAAGCGCTGCTCGAAGCGGCGGGCACGCGCCTGCGTCCGATTCTGATGACCGCGCTCGCCACGGTCGGCGCGCTGCTGCCGCTGGCGTTCGGCTTCGAGTCGGGAGCGCTCATCTCCAAAGGGCTCGGCGTCACCGTCATCGGCGGCCTCATCAGCTCCACGCTGCTGACGCTCATCATCGTGCCGGTCGTCTACGAGTTCCTGAACCGCCGCCGCGCCAAGCTGCAGCGCCAGGACGGCGTCCGCCCGGCTGCGGAATAG
- a CDS encoding heavy metal translocating P-type ATPase → MEGPKGAALDLGIQGMSCSACAARIEKSLGKLGGVQEAAVSYASRRAWIRYAPDETDAEAIKERVRRLGFGVSDPGDRSAEYAAMRLLRLRLLVSALLTLPLLWAMAGHYEALSFVPVPAFIRSGWVQLALATAIQFGVGLPFYQNAWSALRAGGANMDVLVALGTSAAYLYSHYVVFAHGAAGSHPDGMLPLYFDTGAVVITAVLLGKYMESRSAARALRESDGYAKLKAEEITVLRADEARRVPAASVRDGDIVLVGPGGLVPVDGIVTGGQSEVDESLLTGESRAVPKRPGSRVWAGTTNRGDTLRIRTETTGEGTLLSRIDALLRQAQASKTGIQRKVDRISARFVPLMLLASAMTYLAWALWLAPGDGSRAALSALAVLLVACPCALGLATPISLVIASGKLARRGIVVKEASALESLAKVEVVLLDKTGTLTEGRPCVAGMQPAPGWSAAAMLKLAAAAEAESPHPYAAAVREEARRRGLVPPPATGRLEWTGYGVAADCAEGRIAVGGRQLAQQERWSGMKRAEGFAAIREAGGETVLFVALGGECIGAISLGDRLKRESPEAVQALRTDGLDVWLATGDAAGPAAAAAKEAGIARWKAGMLPEDKLQLIRALQREGRVVAMAGDGWNDAPALAAADAGFAMAGGTDAALAAGHVALLRSSLTGIHAAVAASRLTMRNIKQNLGFAFLYNIVMVPVAACGLLEPWMAGAAMALSSVTVVGNALRLSGRLARELR, encoded by the coding sequence ATGGAAGGACCAAAAGGAGCGGCGCTTGATTTGGGCATCCAGGGGATGAGCTGCTCGGCATGCGCGGCGCGCATCGAGAAGTCGCTCGGGAAGCTCGGCGGCGTGCAGGAGGCGGCGGTCAGCTACGCCTCCCGCCGGGCCTGGATCCGCTATGCGCCGGACGAGACGGACGCGGAGGCGATCAAGGAGCGCGTCCGCCGTCTCGGCTTCGGCGTCTCGGACCCGGGCGACCGAAGCGCCGAATATGCCGCGATGCGTCTGCTGCGCCTGCGGCTGCTCGTTTCGGCGCTGCTCACGCTGCCGCTGCTGTGGGCGATGGCCGGTCATTACGAGGCGCTCTCCTTCGTCCCGGTTCCCGCGTTCATCCGCAGCGGCTGGGTCCAGCTCGCGCTCGCCACGGCGATCCAGTTCGGCGTCGGCCTGCCCTTCTATCAAAACGCGTGGAGCGCGCTGCGGGCCGGCGGCGCCAACATGGACGTGCTCGTGGCGCTCGGAACGTCCGCCGCTTATTTGTACAGCCACTACGTCGTTTTCGCCCACGGAGCTGCCGGCTCTCATCCGGACGGGATGCTGCCGCTGTATTTCGATACGGGAGCGGTCGTCATCACGGCCGTGCTGCTCGGCAAATACATGGAGTCCCGCTCGGCGGCGCGGGCGCTGCGGGAGAGCGACGGATACGCCAAGCTCAAGGCCGAGGAAATCACCGTGCTGCGTGCCGACGAGGCGCGCCGCGTGCCGGCGGCCAGCGTCCGCGACGGCGATATCGTGCTCGTCGGGCCGGGAGGGCTCGTGCCGGTGGACGGAATCGTGACGGGAGGGCAGTCGGAGGTGGACGAATCGCTGCTGACGGGCGAGAGCCGGGCCGTTCCGAAGCGTCCCGGCAGCCGCGTCTGGGCGGGCACGACGAACCGGGGCGATACGCTGCGCATCCGCACGGAGACGACCGGGGAAGGAACGCTGCTGAGCCGGATCGATGCGCTGCTGCGCCAGGCGCAGGCGTCCAAGACCGGCATCCAGCGCAAGGTCGACCGCATTTCCGCACGGTTCGTGCCGCTCATGCTGCTCGCTTCCGCCATGACCTATCTGGCCTGGGCGCTCTGGCTCGCGCCGGGAGACGGCTCCCGGGCGGCGCTGAGCGCGCTGGCGGTGCTGCTGGTCGCCTGTCCGTGCGCGCTCGGTCTGGCGACGCCGATCTCGCTCGTCATCGCCTCCGGCAAGCTGGCGCGCCGCGGCATCGTCGTCAAGGAGGCATCGGCGCTGGAAAGCCTGGCCAAAGTGGAGGTCGTGCTGCTCGACAAGACGGGTACGCTGACCGAAGGCAGGCCGTGCGTCGCCGGCATGCAGCCTGCTCCGGGCTGGAGCGCGGCCGCCATGCTGAAGCTCGCCGCGGCCGCCGAGGCGGAGTCGCCGCATCCGTATGCGGCCGCCGTGCGCGAAGAAGCTCGGCGGCGCGGGCTCGTGCCGCCGCCGGCCACGGGCCGCCTCGAATGGACCGGCTACGGCGTGGCCGCGGACTGCGCGGAAGGCCGGATCGCCGTGGGCGGCCGGCAGCTGGCCCAGCAAGAGCGCTGGAGCGGCATGAAGCGGGCGGAAGGCTTTGCGGCGATCCGCGAGGCGGGGGGAGAGACGGTGCTGTTCGTCGCGCTTGGCGGCGAGTGCATCGGGGCGATCTCGCTCGGCGACCGGCTCAAGCGGGAGTCGCCGGAGGCGGTGCAGGCGCTGCGGACGGACGGCCTGGACGTCTGGCTGGCGACGGGAGACGCCGCCGGACCTGCCGCTGCCGCCGCGAAGGAGGCGGGCATCGCCCGCTGGAAGGCCGGCATGCTGCCGGAAGACAAGCTGCAGCTGATTCGCGCGCTGCAGCGCGAGGGGCGCGTCGTCGCGATGGCCGGAGACGGCTGGAACGACGCTCCGGCGCTCGCTGCGGCCGATGCCGGATTTGCGATGGCCGGCGGCACGGACGCCGCGCTCGCTGCCGGCCATGTCGCGCTGCTGCGGTCGAGCTTGACGGGCATCCATGCCGCGGTCGCGGCAAGCCGGCTGACGATGCGCAACATCAAGCAGAACCTCGGCTTCGCGTTCCTGTACAACATCGTCATGGTGCCGGTCGCCGCCTGCGGCCTGCTGGAGCCGTGGATGGCCGGCGCGGCGATGGCGCTCAGCTCGGTCACCGTCGTCGGCAACGCGCTGCGGCTCTCCGGGCGCCTGGCGAGGGAGCTGCGCTGA
- a CDS encoding rhodanese-like domain-containing protein yields MSKVQTTEELLKRLEQGEAINLVDVREDEEWEDGHIAQARHVALSRLQESMDELRPEDGTIWLICRSGARSGRACDYLSAVGYDVVNVEGGMLSWPGEIVTGR; encoded by the coding sequence GTGAGCAAGGTGCAGACGACGGAGGAGCTGCTGAAGCGGCTCGAGCAAGGCGAAGCGATCAATCTCGTGGACGTGCGCGAGGACGAGGAGTGGGAGGACGGGCATATCGCCCAGGCGCGCCATGTCGCGCTCTCCCGCTTGCAGGAGAGCATGGACGAGCTGCGCCCCGAGGACGGGACGATATGGCTTATCTGCCGCAGCGGCGCTCGCAGCGGGCGGGCCTGCGACTATCTGAGCGCGGTCGGCTACGACGTAGTCAACGTCGAGGGCGGCATGCTGTCCTGGCCGGGCGAGATCGTGACCGGGCGTTAG